The following are encoded in a window of Ranitomeya variabilis isolate aRanVar5 chromosome 8, aRanVar5.hap1, whole genome shotgun sequence genomic DNA:
- the DCAF1 gene encoding DDB1- and CUL4-associated factor 1 isoform X2: MASTGNHVDSKSELTSLLEQWETGHGSGQDMVAILTRMSELIEKETEEYRKGDPDPFDDRHPGRANPECMLGHLLRILFKNDDFMNALVNAYVMTSREPPLNTSACRLLLDIMPGLETAVVFQEKEGIVENLFKWAREAEQPLRTYAIGLLGGAMENQDIAANYRDENSQMVALVLRRLRELQTRETPNKQESKRPSPRKPLGEPLLPLDEEAVDMDYGENSHDTRSKPENLDLSFQAETSPGLGVMVNSDGTGPPRRPKPDTDSHRKVKQKLSFESERAPSELSNSSWSEMSVWVIGTNYSLSPLTPAIEQRLILQYLTPLGEYQELLPIFMQMGSRELMMYYIDLKRTNDVLLTFEALKHLASLLLHNKFAAEFVSHGGVQKLLEIPRPSMAATGVSMCLYYLSYNQDAMERVCMHPHKVLADVVSYTLWLMECSHASGCCHATMFFSICFSFRAVLELFDNQDGLRRLVNLISTLEILNLEDQGALLSDDEIFASRQTGKHTCMALRRYFEAHLAIKVEQVKQSLQRTEGGLPIHPPPPYKACTYTREQIVEMMEYLIAFGPSQLYWEPAEVFLKLSCVQLLLQLISIACSWKTYYARNDTVRYALDVLAILTVVPKIQLQLSEPVDVLDEAGSTVSTVGMSIVLGVAEGEFFTHDAEIQKSALQIIINCVCAPETRISSIAKYVSGTPRRRTPMSQSFQSHGRGGSGEPTLAKMWNVVQSNNGIKVLLSLLSVRMPITDADQIRAQSCKALVGLGRSTSVRQIISKLPLFSSGQIQQLMKEPILQDKRSEHVRFCKFAAELIERVSGKPLLMGSDVSLARLQKADVVAQSRISFPQKELLVLIRNHLISKGLQETATALTREADLPMTAASHSSSFLPAAVTQPPATSSPVPLPRTPRLPARLSTSSLCTHPPSRTQLPPQLSSPVPSSTGSPLIGRISFVRERQSPCNGKRSRVLRQKSDHGAYSQSPAIRKQLERHVPSPPTLDSIMTEYLREQHARCKNPVAICPPFSLFTPHQCPEPKQRRQAPTNCTSRLTRRAAFPKYGGVDGGCFDRHLIFSRFRPISVFREANEDESGFTCCAFSARERFLMLGTCTGQLKLYNVFSGQEEASYNCHNSAITHLEPSRDGSLLLTAATWSQPFSALWGMKSVFDMKHSFTEDHYVEFSKLSQDRVIGTKEDVAHIYDIQTGQKLLTLYNPDLANNYKRNCATFNPTDDLVLNDGVLWDVRSTQAIHKFDKFNMNISGVFHPNGLEVIVNTEIWDLRTFHLLHTVPDLDQCRVVFNNTGTVMYGAMLQADDEDDLLEEKMKSPFGSSFRTFNATDYKPIATIDVKRNIFDLCTDTKDCYLAVIENQGTMDSLNMDTVCRLYEVGRQRLAEDEDEEEDQEEEEQEDEEDDDDDDDSDDLGPLLDAELEEEEEAGEQAGEDGENDFSPSDDEELANLLEDEEDDGDDDDGHDEDSDIDPEVEMILGDSDSSDNSDLEDDIILALNE, translated from the exons ATGGCGTCCACGGGGAATCACGTTGACTCCAAGTCTGAGCTGACCTCGCTGTTGGAGCAGTGGGAGACGGGGCACGGCAGCGGGCAGGACATGGTGGCCATATTGACCAG GATGTCAGAACTGATCGAGAAGGAGACAGAGGAATATCGTAAGGGCGACCCCGACCCCTTTGACGACAGACACCCAG GCCGCGCGAACCCTGAATGCATGCTGGGCCACCTCCTGCGGATTCTCTTCAAGAACGACGACTTCATGAATGCG CTGGTTAATGCCTATGTCATGACAAGCCGCGAGCCTCCGCTCAACACGTCCGCCTGCCGACTATTGCTGGACATAATGCCGGGGCTGGAGACCGCTGTGGTGTTCCAGGAGAAG GAAGGGATTGTGGAAAACCTTTTTAAATGGGCACGAGAAGCTGAGCAGCCCCTTCGCACATACGCTATCGGACTACTGGGGGGAGCCATGGAGAATCAAGATATCGCTGCAAATTATCGTGATGAGAACTCACAGATG GTTGCACTTGTTTTGCGCAGACTTCGCGAACTTCAGACCCGGGAAACTCCTAACAAGCAGGAAAGCAAACGTCCCAGTCCGCGTAAGCCCCTCGGTGAGCCGCTCCTCCCGCTGGATGAAGAGGCCGTGGACATGGACTACGGAGAGAATTCACATGATACAAGATCAAAGCCGGAAAATCTTGACCTCTCTTTCCAGGCAGAGACATCTCCAGGTCTCGGGGTCATGGTTAATTCTGATGGCACTGGACCACCACGGAGACCCAAACCCGACACCGATTCTCACCGCAAAGTGAAACAGAAACTGAGCTTCGAATCTGAACGAGCGCCAAGCGAACTGTCCAACAGCAGCTGGTCCGAGATGTCAGTCTGGGTCATTGGCACCAACTACAGCTTGTCCCCTCTGACCCCGGCCATCGAACAGCGGCTGATCCTACAGTACCTCACACCCCTCGGGGAATACCAGGAG TTGCTCCCAATCTTCATGCAGATGGGATCCCGGGAGCTCATGATGTATTACATCGATCTCAAGAGGACAAACGACGTCCTCCTCACGTTTGAGGCCCTGAAG CAtttggcttctcttctcctgcacaACAAGTTTGCTGCGGAGTTTGTTTCTCACGGCGGTGTGCAGAAACTGCTGGAGATCCCCCGACCTTCCATGGCAGCGACCGGAGTGTCTATGTGTCTGTACTACTTGTCCTACAACCAGGATGCTATGGAGCGG GTCTGCATGCATCCTCACAAGGTGTTGGCGGATGTGGTCAGCTACACGCTGTGGCTCATGGAGTGCTCTCATGCTTCGGGCTGCTGCCATGCCACCATGTTTTTCTCCATCTGCTTCTCCTTCCGAGCTGTTCTGGAGCTGTTCGACAACCAGGATGGACTGCGGCGGCTGGTTAATCTT ATCAGTACTCTGGAGATCCTGAACCTAGAAGACCAGGGAGCTCTACTCAGTGACGATGAGATTTTTGCAAGTCGGCAAACAGGAAAACATACGTGCATGGCGTTGCGCCGATACTTTGAAGCTCATCTTGCCATCAAGGTGGAGCAAGTGAAGCAGTCCCTGCAGCGCACAGAAGGCGGCCTGCCGATCCACCCTCCCCCTCCATACAAG GCCTGTACATACACCCGAGAGCAGATCGTGGAGATGATGGAATACCTGATAGCATTCGGCCCTTCTCAGCTGTACTGGGAACCTGCCGAGGTTTTCCTCAAGCTTTCATGTGTGCAGCTGCTTCTTCAGCTCATCTCCATCGCCTGCAGCTGGAAGACGTACTATGCGAG AAATGACACGGTCCGCTACGCTCTGGACGTCCTTGCGATCCTCACAGTGGTGCCAAAAATCCAGCTGCAGTTGTCCGAGCCGGTGGACGTTTTGGATGAGGCGGGCTCCACGGTCTCCACTGTAG GAATGAGCATCGTCTTGGGCGTTGCTGAGGGAGAGTTTTTCACCCACGATGCAGAGATCCAGAAATCGGCTTTACAGATCATCATCAATTGTGTTTGTGCCCCAGAGACTCGCATCTCCAGCATTGCAAAATATGTCTCTGGGACCCCCCGTAGACGCACACCTATGTCTCAAAGTTTCCAGTCGCACGGACGTGGTGGGAGCGGAGAGCCGACGCTGGCCAAGATGTGGAACGTCGTCCAGTCCAATAATGGCATCAAGGTGCTTCTGTCTCTGCTGTCGGTGAGGATGCCCATCACAGATGCCGACCAGATCCGGGCTCAGTCCTGCAAAGCGTTGGTCGGCCTCGGTCGTAGCACTTCGGTGAGGCAGATCATCAGCAAGCTCCCCTTATTCAGCAGCGGTCAAATTCAGCAACTGATGAAGGAGCCGATCCTCCAAGATAAGCGCAGCGAGCACGTCCGATTCTGCAAGTTTGCAGCTGAGCTGATTGAAAGGGTCTCGGGGAAGCCCCTGCTGATGGGCAGTGATGTATCATTGGCACGACTGCAGAAAGCGGATGTGGTGGCGCAGTCTCGTATTTCCTTCCCGCAGAAGGAACTCTTGGTGTTAATTCGCAACCATCTAATTTCCAAGGGGCTACAGGAAACGGCGACGGCTTTGACTCGGGAGGCGGACCTCCCTATGACGGCAGCATCGCACTCCTCGTCCTTCCTGCCAGCTGCCGTCACTCAGCCACCAGCTACGTCTTCACCTGTTCCCCTGCCGCGGACCCCACGCCTCCCTGCCCGCTTGTCTACCAGCTCTCTGTGCACCCACCCGCCATCTCGCACCCAGCTGCCCCCCCAGTTATCATCGCCCGTCCCATCCTCCACAGGCTCCCCTCTAATCGGTCGTATCAGCTTTGTACGAGAGCGCCAGTCACCCTGTAATGGAAAGCGATCACGTGTCCTGAGACAGAAGTCCGACCACGGGGCCTACAGCCAGAGCCCTGCCATCAGAAAACAGCTGGAGCGCCACGTGCCTTCCCCACCCACTCTGGACAGTATCATGACTGAATATCTACGGGAGCAGCACGCTCGTTGTAAGAACCCGGTTGCCATTTGCCCTCCCTTTTCCCTTTTTACCCCTCACCAATGTCCAGAGCCCAAGCAGCGCAGACAAGCACCAACCAATTGCACTTCACGCCTGACTCGCCGTGCCGCCTTCCCGAAATATGGGGGTGTGGACGGAGGCTGCTTTGACCGACACCTCATATTCAGCAG GTTCCGTCCAATCTCTGTTTTCAGAGAAGCCAATGAGGATGAAAGCGGCTTCACCTGCTGTGCCTTTTCAGCTCGAGAACGTTTCCTAATGTTGGGCACCTGCACAGGGCAACTCAAGCTGTATAATGTGTTCAGCGGGCAGGAAGAAGCCAGCTACAACTGCCACAACTCTGCCATAACTCACCTGGAGCCGTCACGG GATGGATCCCTTCTTCTCACTGCAGCCACATGGAGTCAGCCGTTTTCTGCATTATGGGGCATGAAGTCCGTCTTTGACATGAA GCATTCATTTACTGAGGATCATTATGTGGAGTTTAGCAAACTGTCCCAGGACCGCGTCATCGGCACCAAAGAAGACGTGGCTCAT ATTTATGACATCCAGACGGGACAGAAGTTGCTTACTTTATATAATCCGGACCTGGCCAATAACTACAAGCGTAACTGCGCCACCTTCAACCCCACGGACGACCTGGTACTGAATGACGGGGTCCTATGGGACGTGCGCTCCACTCAAGCCATTCACAAGTTTGATAAGTTCAACATGAACATCAGCGGGGTTTTCCATCCGAACGGCCTGGAGGTCATAGTCAACACCGAGATC TGGGACCTGCGGACCTTCCACCTCCTGCACACGGTGCCAGACCTGGATCAGTGCCGCGTGGTCTTCAATAACACGGGGACGGTGATGTATGGAG CCATGCTGCAGGCCGACGATGAGGACGACCTCCTGGAAGAGAAGATGAAGAGTCCGTTTGGTTCCTCTTTCCGCACATTTAACGCAACAGATTACAAACCCATCG CCACCATTGACGTGAAGAGGAACATATTCGACCTGTGCACCGACACCAAAGACTGCTACCTGGCTGTCATAGAG AACCAAGGAACGATGGATTCCCTGAACATGGACACCGTCTGTCGGCTCTATGAGGTCGGAAGGCAGCGGCTGGCAGAGgatgaggacgaggaggaggatcaG GAAGAGGAAGAACAAGAAGACGAGGAGGATGACGATGATGACGATGACTCTGACGATCTGGGTCCCCTCCTGGATGCCgaactggaggaagaggaggaggcagggGAGCAGGCGggagaggacggagagaacgacttCTCCCCCTCTGATGATGAAGAACTCGCCAATCTGCTGGAGGATGAAGAAGACGATGGTGACGATGACGATGGTCACGATGAAGACTCAGACATTGACCCAGAAGTGGAGATGATACTGGGAGACT
- the DCAF1 gene encoding DDB1- and CUL4-associated factor 1 isoform X1 has protein sequence MLGCRKRQELSHRDQRGVIQRHNMSAAKCEKRGCADTFMASTGNHVDSKSELTSLLEQWETGHGSGQDMVAILTRMSELIEKETEEYRKGDPDPFDDRHPGRANPECMLGHLLRILFKNDDFMNALVNAYVMTSREPPLNTSACRLLLDIMPGLETAVVFQEKEGIVENLFKWAREAEQPLRTYAIGLLGGAMENQDIAANYRDENSQMVALVLRRLRELQTRETPNKQESKRPSPRKPLGEPLLPLDEEAVDMDYGENSHDTRSKPENLDLSFQAETSPGLGVMVNSDGTGPPRRPKPDTDSHRKVKQKLSFESERAPSELSNSSWSEMSVWVIGTNYSLSPLTPAIEQRLILQYLTPLGEYQELLPIFMQMGSRELMMYYIDLKRTNDVLLTFEALKHLASLLLHNKFAAEFVSHGGVQKLLEIPRPSMAATGVSMCLYYLSYNQDAMERVCMHPHKVLADVVSYTLWLMECSHASGCCHATMFFSICFSFRAVLELFDNQDGLRRLVNLISTLEILNLEDQGALLSDDEIFASRQTGKHTCMALRRYFEAHLAIKVEQVKQSLQRTEGGLPIHPPPPYKACTYTREQIVEMMEYLIAFGPSQLYWEPAEVFLKLSCVQLLLQLISIACSWKTYYARNDTVRYALDVLAILTVVPKIQLQLSEPVDVLDEAGSTVSTVGMSIVLGVAEGEFFTHDAEIQKSALQIIINCVCAPETRISSIAKYVSGTPRRRTPMSQSFQSHGRGGSGEPTLAKMWNVVQSNNGIKVLLSLLSVRMPITDADQIRAQSCKALVGLGRSTSVRQIISKLPLFSSGQIQQLMKEPILQDKRSEHVRFCKFAAELIERVSGKPLLMGSDVSLARLQKADVVAQSRISFPQKELLVLIRNHLISKGLQETATALTREADLPMTAASHSSSFLPAAVTQPPATSSPVPLPRTPRLPARLSTSSLCTHPPSRTQLPPQLSSPVPSSTGSPLIGRISFVRERQSPCNGKRSRVLRQKSDHGAYSQSPAIRKQLERHVPSPPTLDSIMTEYLREQHARCKNPVAICPPFSLFTPHQCPEPKQRRQAPTNCTSRLTRRAAFPKYGGVDGGCFDRHLIFSRFRPISVFREANEDESGFTCCAFSARERFLMLGTCTGQLKLYNVFSGQEEASYNCHNSAITHLEPSRDGSLLLTAATWSQPFSALWGMKSVFDMKHSFTEDHYVEFSKLSQDRVIGTKEDVAHIYDIQTGQKLLTLYNPDLANNYKRNCATFNPTDDLVLNDGVLWDVRSTQAIHKFDKFNMNISGVFHPNGLEVIVNTEIWDLRTFHLLHTVPDLDQCRVVFNNTGTVMYGAMLQADDEDDLLEEKMKSPFGSSFRTFNATDYKPIATIDVKRNIFDLCTDTKDCYLAVIENQGTMDSLNMDTVCRLYEVGRQRLAEDEDEEEDQEEEEQEDEEDDDDDDDSDDLGPLLDAELEEEEEAGEQAGEDGENDFSPSDDEELANLLEDEEDDGDDDDGHDEDSDIDPEVEMILGDSDSSDNSDLEDDIILALNE, from the exons ATGTTAGGATGCAGGAAACGACAGGAATTGTCACATCGGGATCAGCGCGGCGTCATCCAGCGCCACAACATGAGCGCTGCAAAATGCGAGAAACGAGGCTGCGCTGATACAt TCATGGCGTCCACGGGGAATCACGTTGACTCCAAGTCTGAGCTGACCTCGCTGTTGGAGCAGTGGGAGACGGGGCACGGCAGCGGGCAGGACATGGTGGCCATATTGACCAG GATGTCAGAACTGATCGAGAAGGAGACAGAGGAATATCGTAAGGGCGACCCCGACCCCTTTGACGACAGACACCCAG GCCGCGCGAACCCTGAATGCATGCTGGGCCACCTCCTGCGGATTCTCTTCAAGAACGACGACTTCATGAATGCG CTGGTTAATGCCTATGTCATGACAAGCCGCGAGCCTCCGCTCAACACGTCCGCCTGCCGACTATTGCTGGACATAATGCCGGGGCTGGAGACCGCTGTGGTGTTCCAGGAGAAG GAAGGGATTGTGGAAAACCTTTTTAAATGGGCACGAGAAGCTGAGCAGCCCCTTCGCACATACGCTATCGGACTACTGGGGGGAGCCATGGAGAATCAAGATATCGCTGCAAATTATCGTGATGAGAACTCACAGATG GTTGCACTTGTTTTGCGCAGACTTCGCGAACTTCAGACCCGGGAAACTCCTAACAAGCAGGAAAGCAAACGTCCCAGTCCGCGTAAGCCCCTCGGTGAGCCGCTCCTCCCGCTGGATGAAGAGGCCGTGGACATGGACTACGGAGAGAATTCACATGATACAAGATCAAAGCCGGAAAATCTTGACCTCTCTTTCCAGGCAGAGACATCTCCAGGTCTCGGGGTCATGGTTAATTCTGATGGCACTGGACCACCACGGAGACCCAAACCCGACACCGATTCTCACCGCAAAGTGAAACAGAAACTGAGCTTCGAATCTGAACGAGCGCCAAGCGAACTGTCCAACAGCAGCTGGTCCGAGATGTCAGTCTGGGTCATTGGCACCAACTACAGCTTGTCCCCTCTGACCCCGGCCATCGAACAGCGGCTGATCCTACAGTACCTCACACCCCTCGGGGAATACCAGGAG TTGCTCCCAATCTTCATGCAGATGGGATCCCGGGAGCTCATGATGTATTACATCGATCTCAAGAGGACAAACGACGTCCTCCTCACGTTTGAGGCCCTGAAG CAtttggcttctcttctcctgcacaACAAGTTTGCTGCGGAGTTTGTTTCTCACGGCGGTGTGCAGAAACTGCTGGAGATCCCCCGACCTTCCATGGCAGCGACCGGAGTGTCTATGTGTCTGTACTACTTGTCCTACAACCAGGATGCTATGGAGCGG GTCTGCATGCATCCTCACAAGGTGTTGGCGGATGTGGTCAGCTACACGCTGTGGCTCATGGAGTGCTCTCATGCTTCGGGCTGCTGCCATGCCACCATGTTTTTCTCCATCTGCTTCTCCTTCCGAGCTGTTCTGGAGCTGTTCGACAACCAGGATGGACTGCGGCGGCTGGTTAATCTT ATCAGTACTCTGGAGATCCTGAACCTAGAAGACCAGGGAGCTCTACTCAGTGACGATGAGATTTTTGCAAGTCGGCAAACAGGAAAACATACGTGCATGGCGTTGCGCCGATACTTTGAAGCTCATCTTGCCATCAAGGTGGAGCAAGTGAAGCAGTCCCTGCAGCGCACAGAAGGCGGCCTGCCGATCCACCCTCCCCCTCCATACAAG GCCTGTACATACACCCGAGAGCAGATCGTGGAGATGATGGAATACCTGATAGCATTCGGCCCTTCTCAGCTGTACTGGGAACCTGCCGAGGTTTTCCTCAAGCTTTCATGTGTGCAGCTGCTTCTTCAGCTCATCTCCATCGCCTGCAGCTGGAAGACGTACTATGCGAG AAATGACACGGTCCGCTACGCTCTGGACGTCCTTGCGATCCTCACAGTGGTGCCAAAAATCCAGCTGCAGTTGTCCGAGCCGGTGGACGTTTTGGATGAGGCGGGCTCCACGGTCTCCACTGTAG GAATGAGCATCGTCTTGGGCGTTGCTGAGGGAGAGTTTTTCACCCACGATGCAGAGATCCAGAAATCGGCTTTACAGATCATCATCAATTGTGTTTGTGCCCCAGAGACTCGCATCTCCAGCATTGCAAAATATGTCTCTGGGACCCCCCGTAGACGCACACCTATGTCTCAAAGTTTCCAGTCGCACGGACGTGGTGGGAGCGGAGAGCCGACGCTGGCCAAGATGTGGAACGTCGTCCAGTCCAATAATGGCATCAAGGTGCTTCTGTCTCTGCTGTCGGTGAGGATGCCCATCACAGATGCCGACCAGATCCGGGCTCAGTCCTGCAAAGCGTTGGTCGGCCTCGGTCGTAGCACTTCGGTGAGGCAGATCATCAGCAAGCTCCCCTTATTCAGCAGCGGTCAAATTCAGCAACTGATGAAGGAGCCGATCCTCCAAGATAAGCGCAGCGAGCACGTCCGATTCTGCAAGTTTGCAGCTGAGCTGATTGAAAGGGTCTCGGGGAAGCCCCTGCTGATGGGCAGTGATGTATCATTGGCACGACTGCAGAAAGCGGATGTGGTGGCGCAGTCTCGTATTTCCTTCCCGCAGAAGGAACTCTTGGTGTTAATTCGCAACCATCTAATTTCCAAGGGGCTACAGGAAACGGCGACGGCTTTGACTCGGGAGGCGGACCTCCCTATGACGGCAGCATCGCACTCCTCGTCCTTCCTGCCAGCTGCCGTCACTCAGCCACCAGCTACGTCTTCACCTGTTCCCCTGCCGCGGACCCCACGCCTCCCTGCCCGCTTGTCTACCAGCTCTCTGTGCACCCACCCGCCATCTCGCACCCAGCTGCCCCCCCAGTTATCATCGCCCGTCCCATCCTCCACAGGCTCCCCTCTAATCGGTCGTATCAGCTTTGTACGAGAGCGCCAGTCACCCTGTAATGGAAAGCGATCACGTGTCCTGAGACAGAAGTCCGACCACGGGGCCTACAGCCAGAGCCCTGCCATCAGAAAACAGCTGGAGCGCCACGTGCCTTCCCCACCCACTCTGGACAGTATCATGACTGAATATCTACGGGAGCAGCACGCTCGTTGTAAGAACCCGGTTGCCATTTGCCCTCCCTTTTCCCTTTTTACCCCTCACCAATGTCCAGAGCCCAAGCAGCGCAGACAAGCACCAACCAATTGCACTTCACGCCTGACTCGCCGTGCCGCCTTCCCGAAATATGGGGGTGTGGACGGAGGCTGCTTTGACCGACACCTCATATTCAGCAG GTTCCGTCCAATCTCTGTTTTCAGAGAAGCCAATGAGGATGAAAGCGGCTTCACCTGCTGTGCCTTTTCAGCTCGAGAACGTTTCCTAATGTTGGGCACCTGCACAGGGCAACTCAAGCTGTATAATGTGTTCAGCGGGCAGGAAGAAGCCAGCTACAACTGCCACAACTCTGCCATAACTCACCTGGAGCCGTCACGG GATGGATCCCTTCTTCTCACTGCAGCCACATGGAGTCAGCCGTTTTCTGCATTATGGGGCATGAAGTCCGTCTTTGACATGAA GCATTCATTTACTGAGGATCATTATGTGGAGTTTAGCAAACTGTCCCAGGACCGCGTCATCGGCACCAAAGAAGACGTGGCTCAT ATTTATGACATCCAGACGGGACAGAAGTTGCTTACTTTATATAATCCGGACCTGGCCAATAACTACAAGCGTAACTGCGCCACCTTCAACCCCACGGACGACCTGGTACTGAATGACGGGGTCCTATGGGACGTGCGCTCCACTCAAGCCATTCACAAGTTTGATAAGTTCAACATGAACATCAGCGGGGTTTTCCATCCGAACGGCCTGGAGGTCATAGTCAACACCGAGATC TGGGACCTGCGGACCTTCCACCTCCTGCACACGGTGCCAGACCTGGATCAGTGCCGCGTGGTCTTCAATAACACGGGGACGGTGATGTATGGAG CCATGCTGCAGGCCGACGATGAGGACGACCTCCTGGAAGAGAAGATGAAGAGTCCGTTTGGTTCCTCTTTCCGCACATTTAACGCAACAGATTACAAACCCATCG CCACCATTGACGTGAAGAGGAACATATTCGACCTGTGCACCGACACCAAAGACTGCTACCTGGCTGTCATAGAG AACCAAGGAACGATGGATTCCCTGAACATGGACACCGTCTGTCGGCTCTATGAGGTCGGAAGGCAGCGGCTGGCAGAGgatgaggacgaggaggaggatcaG GAAGAGGAAGAACAAGAAGACGAGGAGGATGACGATGATGACGATGACTCTGACGATCTGGGTCCCCTCCTGGATGCCgaactggaggaagaggaggaggcagggGAGCAGGCGggagaggacggagagaacgacttCTCCCCCTCTGATGATGAAGAACTCGCCAATCTGCTGGAGGATGAAGAAGACGATGGTGACGATGACGATGGTCACGATGAAGACTCAGACATTGACCCAGAAGTGGAGATGATACTGGGAGACT